A DNA window from Solanum lycopersicum chromosome 3, SLM_r2.1 contains the following coding sequences:
- the LOC138347359 gene encoding uncharacterized protein, protein MATIYNELPEKLSHNHPLFLHSIDNSCVLLSSIQLTGADNFSELLGGIVYSTNAAAVWKDLCERYDKIDGSRIFQLHKEIATISQGTNSISSYFSKLRELWVEYDSLAPVPGCECVNSREFVVFMHNQKLLQFLMGLNDSYEQARSQILMMVPLPTVIRPTHY, encoded by the exons ATGGCAACTATCTACAATGAGTTGCCTGAGAAGCTGAGCCATAATCATCCTTTGTTTTTACATTCAATTGACAACTCATGTGTGTTACTTAGTTCGATTCAACTAACTGGAGCTGATAACTTTTCA GAATTGCTTGGAGGCATTGTTTATTCCACCAATGCAGCTGCTGTGTGGAAGGATTTGTGTGAAAGATATGACAAGATTGATGGATCACGTATCTTTCAATTACACAAAGAAATTGCTACTATCAGTCAAGGTACAAATTCAATCTCAAGCTATTTTTCTAAGCTGCGTGAGTTGTGGGTAGAATATGATAGTTTGGCACCTGTTCCTGGCTGTGAATGTGTGAATTCAAGAGAGTTTGTAGTGTTCATGCACAATCAGAAGTTACTGCAGTTTCTCATGGGATTAAATGATTCTTATGAGCAAGCTAGAAGTCAAATTCTAATGATGGTACCTTTGCCTACAGTAATAAGGCCTACTCACTACTAG